AAGTCTGCTCGTCGGCAATATGTATTGGCTTTACGCCTGGGTTTACCCATTCGCCATTACGTGCTTGGTACTGGTATGATACTTCACCCTTTTGCCAGTCTGTATCCAGAAGAATTGTCGCTTTGAAATTCTTTGGAATAACAGGCCCAACACCGCCGCCTTTAGGCCAGTCAATCACTGGGTAGCCTTCAAGGTCGATACGAATTTTAGAGCCGGGGCCCATTACCGTTTCATAGATAACAGGGCCAGCAACGTCAGCCGTGCAAACAACAGGCTGAGCAAGAGCCTGCGTTACTTCTGCAAAACCAGAAGCGCGGTCATGTACTGTATCGATGCCGAGGAATAGATGTAAGGTAGGTGCACCCGGCATACCGCCTTCTGCAATTAGAGGGAGGCGGAATAAACCAGCACGTTGCTGGCCTTCAAATGTAGTTGTTTTAGTCATGATTAATCCCAATCGTGTTCCAAGATTTAAAGAAATGTTGGTGATTCAGTTATAATCGGACGAGCATTAAAATACAATTAATGATATAAATAATTCATATTATCGCCTATAAATTGCCACTAAAAAGTGTATTTTAGAAATAAACGCTTTGAATCAAAAACTTAAAAATATAGGAAGGCAACTTAGAATTTTTTGAATTCTTTGGTGTGGTAAATGGTCCTATTCAAAATGTGTGCTTGACGCTGCGATCATAAAATTGTGATCCTGTTATCAGGAATGTAGCCATTGGCAGTCGGAATATCATGTCCATATAGAGGACAATTCGTTTATAAAGCCGGGAGGCAGTTTAGTGACTTTTGATTATGATTTGTTTGTGATTGGTGCAGGTTCTGGTGGTGTGCGGGCCAGCCGTATTGCGTCCAGTTTTGGTGCCAAGGTAGCGGTAGCTGAAGAATACCGTGTTGGCGGTACATGTGTGATCCGCGGTTGTGTGCCGAAAAAACTTCTCGTGTACGCTTCTCATTTTTCTGAAGATTTCCATCTTGCAGAAGGTTTTGGTTGGACAGTTGGTGAAACATCGTTCGATTGGAAGAAACTGATAGAACGTAAAGACGCTGAGATTGACCGTTTGAATGGCCTTTATATCAATACACTGAATGGTGCGGGTGTAGAGATCATTAATGGCCGTGCAACTGTTGAAGATGCAAACACTGTTCGTGTTGGCGATAAAACCTATACCGCCAAGAAAATTCTTGTTGCTGTTGGTGGTTGGCCTTCAATGCCTGATGTACCAGGTATTGAGCATGCGATTTCATCCAATGAAGCGCTGCACCTTGAAGAGCAGCCGAAGCGTATCGTTGTTGTAGGTGGTGGTTATATCGCTGTTGAGTTCGCAGGTATTTTTGCAGGTATGGGCAGTGAAGTGATTCAGCTTTATCGAGGTGATCAAATTCTACGCGGCTTTGATGATGATCTTCGTGAACGCCTCGCCCGTGAAATGACAGGCAAAGGTATTGATCTGCGTCTGGGTACAAACATCACTGAAATTGAAAAAACAGATGATGGTGTACGCCTTACATTGACAGATGGCTCCACGCTTGATGCTGATGCTGTGATGTATGCAACAGGTCGTGTTCCGAAAACAGAAGGCCTTGGCCTTGAAAATGCAGGCGTTGAAATGGAACGTGGTGCAGTGAAGGTTGATGCATACAGCCGTACAAACGTGCCGAGCATTTTCGCAGTAGGTGACGTAACGAACCGTGTGCAGTTAACTCCTGTGGCGATTAAGGAAGGCCATGCTTTTGCGCTGACCGAATTCGGTGGCACTGAACAGGCTGCTGAGCATGATGCTATCCCGTCTGCTGTGTTCTCACAGCCGCCGATTGGCACAGTGGGCCTTTCAGAAGCGCAAGCGCGTGAAAAATATGGTGAGATTGAAGTTTACACATCTGATTTCAAGCCAATGAAACACACGCTTGGTGGTTCTGATGAGCGCGCTTTCACAAAAATGATTGTGGATAAGAAAACGGATGTAGTTGTTGGTGCACACATGATTGGTGCTGATGCCGCTGAAATTATTCAGGGTGTTGGTATTGCGGTGAAAGCTGGGCTTACAAAAGCACAGTTTGATGCAACAGTTGCGGTACACCCATCAAGCGCAGAAGAATTTGTATTGATGCGTAACGCTAAATCCTAAATAGTGAATAGGTTCCCTTTGCCGAGAGTGCGAAGGGAACCATTTTAATATGTAGAGAGTGGTTAACAGTAAGAAGTTTATGGTGAGTATGGTATAGTTGAAATGATCTCAGGATAGCGGTTCCCTTGTATCTACCGTGACGCCTGAAGGAGGACATGGCGATGGCGTTAGAGGTTCAAAGTCTTGAATCTGCGGTGGTTCGATTTGCGGGCGACAGCGGGGATGGAATGCAGCTAACCGGGAGCCAGTTCACTAATTCAACCGCACTCTCAGGAAATGATCTTGCCACTTTCCCGGATTTCCCAGCTGAAATCCGTGCTCCTGTTGGCACCACCTTTGGTGTTTCTGCTTTCCAGATAAATTTTGGTGCAACGTCTATCAAAACAGTGGGCGATCAGCCTGATGTGCTGGTCGCTATGAACCCTGCTGCTTTGAAGGTAAACCTTGGTAACTTGCGCAAGGGTGGGATGCTGGTGCTGGATGAAGGATCATTCACTACAAGAAATCTCCAGAAAGCCGGGTATGCAGATAACCCTGTAGAGGGGGATGCGCTTGATGGCTATCAGGTGATCAAGCTTGATATCTCGAAGATGACCATGGAAGCGGTGAAAGACTTTGGCCTTGGCAATAAGGAAGCTCTCCGCTGTAAGAATATGTGGACATTGGGGCTTATGCTCTGGATGTACACCCGGAAACGCCAGCCAGTGGTTGATTGGCTTGAAAAGAAATTTGCCAAGAAGCCGGAAATCGCGAACGCTAATATTGCGGCTTTGAATGCTGGCCACGCGTATGGCGAAACATCAGAACTATCAGCACACATACACCAGTATGAAGTGGAACCAGTGCATGCTGAACCGGGCATTTACCGGACCGTAACCGGAAGTCAGGCACTTTCCTGGGGGATTGCCGCAGGTGGTGACCTTTCAGGGCTTGAGGTAATGTTCGGCAGTTACCCGATCACGCCTGCATCTCCCATCCTTCACACGCTTTCAGGAATGAAAGAGCTGGGAATTGTAACGTTTCAGGCGGAAGATGAAATTGCCGCTATTTGCGCTGCCCTTGGTGCATCATATGCAGGCGCTTTAGGGGTAACCAGTTCATCAGGGCCAGGTATTGCGCTGAAGACAGAGGCACTTGGCCTTGCCATTTCAACGGAACTTCCGCTGGTGGTGATAAACAGCCAGCGTGGTGGGCCATCAACGGGGCTCCCGACCAAGACAGAACAATCTGATCTCTATCAAGCAATTTATGGCCGGAACGGTGATGCGCCCATGCCTGTAGTGACAACCAGAAGTCCGGGGGACTGTTTCGAAGTAGCTATAGAGGCTTGCAGGTTGGCCGTAAAATATATGACGCCAGTAATGCTGCTAACGGACGGCTTTATCGCCAATGCGGCGGAACCATGGAAGCTGCCTGATCTTGATGCTATTGAGCCGTTTCCGGCTTCTCAGGCAAAAACCCCTGAAGGGGATGAAACCTTCAATCCGTTCCTTCGTGACGAAGAAACACTTGCCCGCAATTGGGGCGTGCCGGGTGTGAAGGGGACGGAGCACCGCATTGGTGGTATTGAGAAAAGTTATGACACTGGCCATATTTCCTATGACCCGGATAATCACCAGAAGATGACAGATACCCGTTTTGCCAAAATAGACGGCATCGCGGGTGATATTCCTGATCAGGTCGTTGATCAGGGTGAAGATAGTGGAACGCTTGCCGTTGTTGGCTGGGGGTCAACATATGGCCCTATCGAAGAAGCAGTGAAACGTGCGCGTGCAGATGGCCTGAGCGTTAGCCATATTCATCTTCGGTATTTGAACCCTTTCCCGAAAAATTTAGAGAGTCTACTGAAAGGGTTTGATAAAATTCTGGTGCCGGAAATGAACAACGGCCAGCTTAAAACCGTGTTGCGGGATAAGTTCTTGCTGGATGCCAAGCCGTTCACACAGATCTCTGGCCTGCCGTTTAAAATCAGCGATTTGCTCGGCGCAATCCGTGCAGAAATCGCAAGTTAAGGGGGCGAACGATGAATGAAATGACAACCCCGCAAGAGAAACTCACCATCAAGGATTTTACCAGCGATCAGGAAGTGCGATGGTGCCCGGGCTGTGGTGATTACGCTATCCTGAAGTGTATGCAGCGCACACTGCCAGAGCTGGGAGCAACCAGAGAGAATACTGTGTTTGTCTCTGGTATCGGGTGTTCGAGCCGCTTTCCCTATTATATGGATACATACGGCTTCCATACCATCCACGGCAGAGCCCCTGCAATTGCAACAGGCGTTAAGCTCGCAAAACCTGAACTGGATGTGTGGGTTATTACTGGGGATGGGGATGGTTTATCTATTGGCGGGAACCATCTGATGCATGCTATCCGCCGCGATGTGGATTTAAATATCCTGTTGTTCAATAACCAGATTTATGGCCTCACCAAAGGGCAATATTCACCAACCTCGGTGGTAGGAACAAAAACACCTTCAACCCCGCAAGGCTCTGTTGATCCAACGTTGAATCCAATTGCTTTTGCACTCGGTTCCGGTGCGCGGTTTGTGGCCCGTACTGTGGATACGGCGCAGAAACATATGCCTGATGTATTTAAGCGTGCGCATGCTTTCAAGGGTGCTTCGTTTGTGGAAATTCTCCAGAACTGTATCGTTTATAATGACGCTATTTGGGAGGAGATTACCAACAAGAAAACGGCACCTGATCATCAACTGTTGTTGGAGCATGGCATGCCCATGATCTTTGGTGCTGAGCGCAACAAGGGAATTATCTTCAATGCCAAGAGCTTTGCGCTGGAGGTGGTAACTATTGGAGAAAATGGTATCACCGAAGGAGATATTCTGGTCCATGACGAAACCAGCCTGCAAATGGCCCGCATGCTTGGTGATTTAGGTGAAAACCCCAGCGAACCAGCCCCGATGGGGGTGATTTATGCTGCGGAAGCTGATCAGAGTTATGTAGATGCCGTGCGCGGCCAGATGGTTTCTGAGAAAGGCAAGCGCAGCTTGAAGGATATTATTCACGGCGGCCAAACATGGGTTGTGGAATAAAGCCTAATCCCGCAGTTTTTCTTTATGCTGATACATGCGCAACCAGTTCTTTAAGCTGGTTTCAGGGGTATCCTTGAACGGCTCGCCTGTTTTCTCCGCAGTTTTCATACGGTCGAGCCGGAAATGGCGGTAATCATTTCTTAGTTCGCACCATGCGAGTAACAGCCATGTTGGTCCCCAGAATGTAAGCGCTAGCGGGCGCACTGTGCGCTCTGATGCATTGCCGGATTCGTCTTCGTATTCAAGGCGCAATATATCTTTAGCTCTGATCGCTTTTCGAAGTTCAGAGAAATCAATGGTCCACGGAATTTTAATGCGACTTGGCGGGGCATACATCGCCGTGCCTGAGAATATCTCTCTGTCGCGTTCAGGAAGTACAGATTTCAGTTTGTTCACCAAACTGCGGGCGGATTTTGCCATGGTTTCATCAGACCAGCTGCTTACCATTTCCGCCCCCAACATAAGGGCCTCAAGCTCGCTAACATCAAGCTGCATAGGCGGCAGGCAGTAGCTTTTATCAAGCAGATATCCAACGCCTGCTTCACCTGAAATAGGAACGCCTGTCAGGATCAGGTCCTGTACATCCCGGTAAACGGTGCGGATACTTACATCAAACTCTTCCGCAATATCTTGCGCGGTTACAGCAACCCTGCGGCCCTGCATGAAATTTACTATCTGAAATAATCTGTCTGAACGTCTCATGAGTTTGCTTTTAAAACACTATTACTGTCAATTTTTGTCAGTATAGCTTGTGCCGTAAATAATTCAGTAGATTTCACTGTGGACTTCCAGTGGCCCAAACGGCACTTTGGTTGCGATCAAACAGAGAGCATATGAGGCACCAATGGCAGCGAAGAAACATTCGGCGCTTTATCGCCATATTGAAAGTTTGCATGGAGCAAGTGCGTGGGGTCGTATGCTTGATGCTGGTACTGGTGTTAATTCCCTTAGCTGGGTTTCAAGCCTGAAAACTGAAAGTTGGACTGCTGTTACGGGTTCCTCGCAGGAAGCCGGTTGGGTGCGTGATACGCTTAAAGCCAGCATCCGCTCACAAGACAATATCATCGAAGGTAACTGGGCTGATCCTCAGCTTCTCAAAGGCGAAGTTTATGATATCGTTCTGGCAGATTATCTCTTGGGTGCTATTGAGGGGTTTGCGCCGTATTTCCAATCGTATCTGTTTTCCCGTCTGCGACCCCATGTAGGGGGAAGGCTATATGTTACGGGGCTTGAACCCTATGTGCCCACTGTGAAGCCGGAAACTGAAGCTGGTCGTCTGCTATGAGAAATTGGTAGGTACCGAGACGCATGTGTGTTGCTGTCTGGTCAGCGGCCTTACAGAGAATACCCTGCGCAGTGGGTAGTTGATAGTTTGCAGCGGTCAGGTTTCGTTGTTCGTTCAGTAAAACATTTCTCCATTGGTTTTAGGAAGCGCTTTGTGAATGCACAGATTGATCTGGTAATGCCCGGGCTTGAAACACTTGAAGATAGACAACTAGCAGATACTCTCAAAGCTCGTGGGGAAGCATTACGCCGTGAGGCGTTCGACATGATCACCTCTGAAGGAGCGCTGCGTCACTGCCGGAATTATGTGGTCGTTGCCGAACCGGCATAAGGCGCTGACCCAATTCACGATAATGGGAGGGAGCGGTTGTTTGCCTGCTCATCCCTTGCCGGGTTTCCCTTATCGCTCTAACTTTCCTACTGTCAGGGTAGGGAGAGCGTGATGCTGAAGAAAATTGGACTTGGTTTTTTGGTTCTGTTGCTGGTGTTAATACTGGCGCTTTGGATTTTCTGGCCTAAAAATTTAAATATTGGTGGTCCGCTTCTTGATTTTGTTACGGGCAAACAGCTTGAAACTCCTGATACTGCAACAATGAATGCGCGCTTCCAGCTGCCTGATGGGTTTAAGCTCGGGGTGTTTGCCGAAAATGTACCTCATGCTCGCATGATGCGTACCACAAGCCAGGGTGACCTTGTGGTTAGCAGTATGCGTGAAGGTAAGGTTATTCTCTTGCATACGGATGATGATGGTGATGGTCGCTCTGATGGTAGAACTGTGCTGCTTGAAGGGCTTGATGTACCTCATGGCCTCGCACTACAGGATGGTTATCTCTATATAGCGGAAACCCACCGGATTATCCGCGTTCCTTTTGCTGCAGCCAGCAGAAAGGTTGGTGCGATTGAAAGTGTGTTTGAAGGTTTGCCACCTGGTGGAAACCACAGGACACGTACAATTGGTTTTGGCCCTGATGGTTGGCTTTACGTAACCATAGGTTCCAGCTGCAATGTATGTATTGAAGAACATGAATACCGCGCTGCTATGTTGAGGATGCACCCTGATGGCAGTGAGGCCCGTATATACGCAACGGGCCTGAGGAACACAGTAGGATTTGATTGGCATCCAATCACAGGTAAACTTTACGGTACAGATAATGGCCGAGACCTTCTGGGTGATGATACGCCGCACTGTGAAATCAACCAGATTGAAGAAGGGCAATCCTACGGCTGGCCTTATACCTATGATGATAAGCAAGTTGACCCAGATTTTGGTTTAGGAAATGAAGATAAGATCGCTGCTTCTAAAGCTATGGTGCACGGGCTTGGTGCACATGTTGCACCGCTTGGCATTAAGTTCCTGAAGCCGAACTTGGCCCCTGAAGGGTATGATAGTGTTGCGCTTGTTGCACTGCATGGTTCATGGAACCGCAGCACGCTTTCTGGCTACAAAGTGGTATCGCTCCATTATGGTGACGATGGTTCAATTGAACAGAGAGATTTCCTTATGGGTTTTGAGGAAAATGAGGATGTGATTGGCCGCCCTGTGGATATCGAACAAGGGCTCGATGGGGCTATTTATATCTCCGATGATTATTCTGGCACCATCTACCGTGTGGGATGGGGTGATATTCGAACCTCTGCGGCCACCACGGAAAATGGGGTAGTGCGTGATCCATTTGAAGGTTTGGGCGAGGACAGCATTCGCTCATTAAGTGCGGTAGGAGAAGTACTGTACAGAGAGCAGAACTGTGCATCTTGTCATGAAGCTGGGCAGGCAGGTGAAGGTGTTCAGGTGAAACTTTTGAAGGGTTTGCAAAGTCGCTACACCTTAAGTGGTCTTCAGGCGCTGCTTGCTACACCACCTGGCCCGATGCCTAGACCTGATATCTCAGATGAAGAGCGCAAAGCCTTAGCAGCCTATTTGCTTTCAACACGTTAGGTAAGGCGTTCTTCAATAGGGATATAATCCACGTCATAACCAAAGTATCTTGGTGCAAAAACGGATAATCCCTCTGCGGTACGCCACAGAGGATCACATTTGAAGCCTAGTACGGTGACAGCTTGGTCTTTCTTGAAATCAGGATTGTTGACGCCTTCTGCTGTTGCTTCATCCACTACGGTGATGAGGTCAGGGCAAGTGGCTATAACTTTACCGTTAAGCTGTGCAACAAGATGTTCGTTTTTATAGTCAAGAAGCATAGTCTGGCCGTTAAAAGTATCTGTGCCGGATAAGGTTAATGTGCCAACAAGGAAACCGTCTTTATCTTCCCAAGTGAAATCTTTTACATATCCACTGAATAATTTATATCCGCCGCCTGCAATGCGTGCTGCTTCAATAGGGTTTTGGCCTTTACTTTTTGCAGTGCGGGCTGCTTTGCCGATTGCTGTAGCTAGTGAAAAGCTTCCGGTTACGAGAGTGCCTTTTTCCTTTGCCTGCGCGCCCGTGATCGGGGCATCGGCAACGCCCACAAGCCTGCTGATAACAGATAGTGTGCGGAAAATGTCTTCTTCCCGAGATGGATCTTGCAGGCTTTGCAGAATGATTTCATCGCCAAACATGGTAACGCCAGCGGCGGGGGTAAGAGGGTAACCAGCAACACGAACAGAGTGTTGGTTGATTTCAGGTGTAGCGCGGCCAACAGTATCAGCATCCAGCGCAGGCACACCAAGCCGTGCAGCAATGGATAGACCTTCTGCCATGCTGAGTGGCCCTATCTCACCGAGAATAACACCTGCGAAAGTTTGCCCTATATGTTGTTCGAGCAATCGAAAGGCATTTAGAACTGGCATTTCTATCTTGTTCGGGATGGTGTTCAGGCGAGTTTCCATTTCACCGCTGATCGGCGCAAGGCTTGCGAGCGCATAAGGGCAGGCAACGCGATCAGTATCCTTTAACGTATCCACGTCTATGCTTTTGAACTGTAAGCCACTGGCTAAATCAGCTGCAATAAGTTCCCGCGCTTCAGAGAGGCTACCTCCACCACCACAGCCAAGGTAGCTGCTGCCCACCAGCGCATCTTCAAGTATTTGTGGTGTTAAAGCTTTGCCACTATTTGGTGATGGATTTGCTGTGTTTGAAGAAAATGCAGATGTTGCGCTCAGGGGGAGTGCGCCTGTTGCAACAGCAAGTCCTTGAAGAAATTGACGGCGTGCCAGCATGGGCTGCTCCTTTGGTTGATGCCCATGGGGAACGAGCATCATTACGGAAATAGAAAGCTCAGAACACTAGATATTAGTAACAATGAATAAGAAACTGAACAAGGGTATTGGCAGAGGGCCTTCAGAGAATATTTCAAACGAAAGTGAACAAAATTACCCGAAGATGGATTTCCTCGAAGGGTAAGTGATCTAGTTCATAAAGAAAGTAGATCAGGGAGCATTTTATGATCAAAGTTCACCATCTGAACAACAGCCGATCTCAGCGTATTTTATGGGCGCTTGAGGAGCTTGGGCTCGAATATGAAATTATCCAATATCAGCGTGATGCGGAAACGCGTCTTGCGCCTGAAAGCTTAAGGGAAATCCATCCGTTGGGGAAATCCCCAGTGCTTGAAGATGGTGATGTGAAAATTGCCGAATCTGGCGCGATTATTGAGTATCTTATCCGCACATATGGCGGCGGTAAGTTTGCTCCTGCCGCAGATAGTGCAGCATACAACAAATATGTGGAATGGATGCATTATGCAGAAGGTTCTGCCATGTTGCCGTTGTTATTAGGATTATACACGAGCTTACTTGGTGAAGCTGCGGCACCGCTTCAACCGCGTATCCAAAGCGAGTTTGCCAATCATTTTGGTTATATGGCGCAGTCGCTTGGTGAACAGCAGTATTTCATGGGTGATGAGCTTACGGGAGCAGATTTTATGCTGAGTTTCCCGATGGAGGCTGCGAATTCAAAAGGCGCGTTAGGCTTTTTCCCTAACCTTGATGCCTATATGAAGCGGATTGAAGCGAGAGAGGCGTATAAGCGCGCTCTGGAGCGTGGCGGACCATATAAACTTGGTGCATAAATGCGTATGGCAGGCCTTGGCCTGCCATTTATGCTATAGGGATCTATTACTGAGGTGTGGTTAGGCGGTAAAACTCCAGCTTTTGAATACCGCTTTCCCTTAAGGGTACATGCTTTTTATAGTCAGGGTTTCGGCTTAACTGAGCAAAGGCATCAGGGGTATCCCATTCAACAAATGTTAGTTGCGCCGGGGCTTCGCCTTTTGTGTTGGCTTCATATTTTGGAGTTTGCATTTTATAGATAAAGCGCCCACCCGCTTCGTTTACCACCTGTTTGATTGCGTCCAGATAGCGGAAATAATCATTAGGGTGTTCAGGGTTTGTCCAGGCAACAACCAGCGTATAGCTTTTTTCCGGATCGAAGGTGATGTTTAGGTCTTGTTCAATGGTTGCGCTGTAGAATTTAATCTCTTTCCAAGCTTCTTTACGCAGCTTTACGATTTCTGGCCACATTGCTTCGTTTGTTAACTTTCTCTCTGACGCTTGATCAGGATAGGAGAAAAACAAAGCCGCTGATGGGCTGTAATCACTTATAATTTTCTGTTCAACTTTCAGGCCTGCTTCTCTTTTCAGCCCATATTTTTCCGCCAGAGGAAAGGCCGCGGAATAATAAGCTTCACGAAGCATGTTTTTCGCTGGATTGGTTTCAGGAAGAACAACGGTAAGGTATTGTCCTTTTTCAAGATGAAGGGCCGGTGCTTTATTTCCAGCATAAACCGGGGAGCTGTTTTGGTGCCATATTCCTGCAATCAGGAATATGGCGATTTGGGCTAACAAGAGGTTTTTCATTTCCATAATCCTCGGCTGTCTTTGGAAGAAATTGTTTTGTGGCACCAAGGTAGGGAAATAATTTGAAGATGTATGGATTTACTTTTGCTTTCTTTGGTGCAAAATTGCACCAATGGAAAATTGGGATGATTATAGATTTATTCTGGCTTTAAGCCGATACGGAACTGTTCGG
This DNA window, taken from Kordiimonas sp. SCSIO 12603, encodes the following:
- a CDS encoding DUF1842 domain-containing protein, giving the protein MTKTTTFEGQQRAGLFRLPLIAEGGMPGAPTLHLFLGIDTVHDRASGFAEVTQALAQPVVCTADVAGPVIYETVMGPGSKIRIDLEGYPVIDWPKGGGVGPVIPKNFKATILLDTDWQKGEVSYQYQARNGEWVNPGVKPIHIADEQTSAAQVAAE
- the gor gene encoding glutathione-disulfide reductase; translated protein: MTFDYDLFVIGAGSGGVRASRIASSFGAKVAVAEEYRVGGTCVIRGCVPKKLLVYASHFSEDFHLAEGFGWTVGETSFDWKKLIERKDAEIDRLNGLYINTLNGAGVEIINGRATVEDANTVRVGDKTYTAKKILVAVGGWPSMPDVPGIEHAISSNEALHLEEQPKRIVVVGGGYIAVEFAGIFAGMGSEVIQLYRGDQILRGFDDDLRERLAREMTGKGIDLRLGTNITEIEKTDDGVRLTLTDGSTLDADAVMYATGRVPKTEGLGLENAGVEMERGAVKVDAYSRTNVPSIFAVGDVTNRVQLTPVAIKEGHAFALTEFGGTEQAAEHDAIPSAVFSQPPIGTVGLSEAQAREKYGEIEVYTSDFKPMKHTLGGSDERAFTKMIVDKKTDVVVGAHMIGADAAEIIQGVGIAVKAGLTKAQFDATVAVHPSSAEEFVLMRNAKS
- a CDS encoding 2-oxoacid:acceptor oxidoreductase subunit alpha, translating into MALEVQSLESAVVRFAGDSGDGMQLTGSQFTNSTALSGNDLATFPDFPAEIRAPVGTTFGVSAFQINFGATSIKTVGDQPDVLVAMNPAALKVNLGNLRKGGMLVLDEGSFTTRNLQKAGYADNPVEGDALDGYQVIKLDISKMTMEAVKDFGLGNKEALRCKNMWTLGLMLWMYTRKRQPVVDWLEKKFAKKPEIANANIAALNAGHAYGETSELSAHIHQYEVEPVHAEPGIYRTVTGSQALSWGIAAGGDLSGLEVMFGSYPITPASPILHTLSGMKELGIVTFQAEDEIAAICAALGASYAGALGVTSSSGPGIALKTEALGLAISTELPLVVINSQRGGPSTGLPTKTEQSDLYQAIYGRNGDAPMPVVTTRSPGDCFEVAIEACRLAVKYMTPVMLLTDGFIANAAEPWKLPDLDAIEPFPASQAKTPEGDETFNPFLRDEETLARNWGVPGVKGTEHRIGGIEKSYDTGHISYDPDNHQKMTDTRFAKIDGIAGDIPDQVVDQGEDSGTLAVVGWGSTYGPIEEAVKRARADGLSVSHIHLRYLNPFPKNLESLLKGFDKILVPEMNNGQLKTVLRDKFLLDAKPFTQISGLPFKISDLLGAIRAEIAS
- a CDS encoding 2-oxoacid:ferredoxin oxidoreductase subunit beta, which translates into the protein MNEMTTPQEKLTIKDFTSDQEVRWCPGCGDYAILKCMQRTLPELGATRENTVFVSGIGCSSRFPYYMDTYGFHTIHGRAPAIATGVKLAKPELDVWVITGDGDGLSIGGNHLMHAIRRDVDLNILLFNNQIYGLTKGQYSPTSVVGTKTPSTPQGSVDPTLNPIAFALGSGARFVARTVDTAQKHMPDVFKRAHAFKGASFVEILQNCIVYNDAIWEEITNKKTAPDHQLLLEHGMPMIFGAERNKGIIFNAKSFALEVVTIGENGITEGDILVHDETSLQMARMLGDLGENPSEPAPMGVIYAAEADQSYVDAVRGQMVSEKGKRSLKDIIHGGQTWVVE
- a CDS encoding YafY family protein, with the translated sequence MRRSDRLFQIVNFMQGRRVAVTAQDIAEEFDVSIRTVYRDVQDLILTGVPISGEAGVGYLLDKSYCLPPMQLDVSELEALMLGAEMVSSWSDETMAKSARSLVNKLKSVLPERDREIFSGTAMYAPPSRIKIPWTIDFSELRKAIRAKDILRLEYEDESGNASERTVRPLALTFWGPTWLLLAWCELRNDYRHFRLDRMKTAEKTGEPFKDTPETSLKNWLRMYQHKEKLRD
- a CDS encoding class I SAM-dependent methyltransferase, giving the protein MAAKKHSALYRHIESLHGASAWGRMLDAGTGVNSLSWVSSLKTESWTAVTGSSQEAGWVRDTLKASIRSQDNIIEGNWADPQLLKGEVYDIVLADYLLGAIEGFAPYFQSYLFSRLRPHVGGRLYVTGLEPYVPTVKPETEAGRLL
- a CDS encoding PQQ-dependent sugar dehydrogenase, whose protein sequence is MLKKIGLGFLVLLLVLILALWIFWPKNLNIGGPLLDFVTGKQLETPDTATMNARFQLPDGFKLGVFAENVPHARMMRTTSQGDLVVSSMREGKVILLHTDDDGDGRSDGRTVLLEGLDVPHGLALQDGYLYIAETHRIIRVPFAAASRKVGAIESVFEGLPPGGNHRTRTIGFGPDGWLYVTIGSSCNVCIEEHEYRAAMLRMHPDGSEARIYATGLRNTVGFDWHPITGKLYGTDNGRDLLGDDTPHCEINQIEEGQSYGWPYTYDDKQVDPDFGLGNEDKIAASKAMVHGLGAHVAPLGIKFLKPNLAPEGYDSVALVALHGSWNRSTLSGYKVVSLHYGDDGSIEQRDFLMGFEENEDVIGRPVDIEQGLDGAIYISDDYSGTIYRVGWGDIRTSAATTENGVVRDPFEGLGEDSIRSLSAVGEVLYREQNCASCHEAGQAGEGVQVKLLKGLQSRYTLSGLQALLATPPGPMPRPDISDEERKALAAYLLSTR
- a CDS encoding DUF917 domain-containing protein codes for the protein MLARRQFLQGLAVATGALPLSATSAFSSNTANPSPNSGKALTPQILEDALVGSSYLGCGGGGSLSEARELIAADLASGLQFKSIDVDTLKDTDRVACPYALASLAPISGEMETRLNTIPNKIEMPVLNAFRLLEQHIGQTFAGVILGEIGPLSMAEGLSIAARLGVPALDADTVGRATPEINQHSVRVAGYPLTPAAGVTMFGDEIILQSLQDPSREEDIFRTLSVISRLVGVADAPITGAQAKEKGTLVTGSFSLATAIGKAARTAKSKGQNPIEAARIAGGGYKLFSGYVKDFTWEDKDGFLVGTLTLSGTDTFNGQTMLLDYKNEHLVAQLNGKVIATCPDLITVVDEATAEGVNNPDFKKDQAVTVLGFKCDPLWRTAEGLSVFAPRYFGYDVDYIPIEERLT
- a CDS encoding glutathione S-transferase family protein — translated: MIKVHHLNNSRSQRILWALEELGLEYEIIQYQRDAETRLAPESLREIHPLGKSPVLEDGDVKIAESGAIIEYLIRTYGGGKFAPAADSAAYNKYVEWMHYAEGSAMLPLLLGLYTSLLGEAAAPLQPRIQSEFANHFGYMAQSLGEQQYFMGDELTGADFMLSFPMEAANSKGALGFFPNLDAYMKRIEAREAYKRALERGGPYKLGA
- a CDS encoding DUF1330 domain-containing protein; its protein translation is MKNLLLAQIAIFLIAGIWHQNSSPVYAGNKAPALHLEKGQYLTVVLPETNPAKNMLREAYYSAAFPLAEKYGLKREAGLKVEQKIISDYSPSAALFFSYPDQASERKLTNEAMWPEIVKLRKEAWKEIKFYSATIEQDLNITFDPEKSYTLVVAWTNPEHPNDYFRYLDAIKQVVNEAGGRFIYKMQTPKYEANTKGEAPAQLTFVEWDTPDAFAQLSRNPDYKKHVPLRESGIQKLEFYRLTTPQ